In Phyllobacterium zundukense, one DNA window encodes the following:
- the pstB gene encoding phosphate ABC transporter ATP-binding protein PstB has protein sequence MLSEVDVEKKLHGAPDQTKAKMKGDNVSVFYGAKQALFGVSLDVPEKMVTALIGPSGCGKSTFLRCLNRMNDTISICRVTGNITLDNRDIYDPKIDVVQLRARIGMVFQKPNPFPKSIFENVAYGPRIHGLVKDKHHLDEIVEKSLQRAGLFSEVKDRLHESGTGLSGGQQQRLCIARAIAVSPEVILMDEPCSALDPIATAKVEELIDELRENYTIVIVTHSMQQAARVSQRTAMFHLGNIVEVGDTEMMFTSPTEKRTQDYITGRFG, from the coding sequence ATGCTCTCTGAAGTCGATGTGGAAAAGAAATTGCACGGCGCTCCTGATCAAACCAAGGCAAAAATGAAGGGCGACAACGTCTCGGTCTTCTACGGTGCGAAGCAGGCGCTGTTCGGGGTCAGCCTCGATGTGCCCGAGAAGATGGTAACTGCGTTGATCGGTCCGTCCGGTTGCGGCAAGTCCACCTTCCTGCGTTGCCTCAACCGGATGAACGACACCATTTCCATATGCCGTGTCACCGGCAACATCACGCTCGACAACCGTGACATCTACGATCCCAAGATCGACGTCGTCCAACTGCGCGCGCGTATCGGGATGGTGTTCCAGAAGCCCAATCCCTTCCCGAAGTCGATTTTCGAGAACGTGGCTTATGGCCCGCGTATTCATGGTTTGGTGAAGGACAAACACCATCTGGATGAGATCGTGGAAAAAAGCCTCCAGAGAGCAGGGCTCTTCTCCGAGGTGAAAGACCGTTTGCATGAGTCCGGTACGGGTCTTTCCGGCGGCCAGCAGCAACGGCTGTGCATTGCGCGCGCCATTGCCGTCAGCCCGGAAGTCATCCTGATGGATGAGCCGTGCTCGGCGCTCGATCCCATTGCCACCGCCAAGGTGGAGGAGCTGATCGACGAATTGCGCGAGAACTATACGATCGTCATCGTGACGCACTCGATGCAGCAGGCGGCACGCGTATCGCAGCGCACAGCCATGTTCCATCTTGGCAACATTGTTGAAGTAGGTGATACGGAAATGATGTTCACCAGCCCGACGGAAAAGCGCACGCAAGACTACATCACCGGACGCTTCGGTTGA
- the phoU gene encoding phosphate signaling complex protein PhoU: MPDQTAQHTVRSYDDELKFLTHKIAEMGGHAERMVEQAVAAMVNSDNALAQRVISDDLILDAGQREIDEKAITIIGKRQPMAIDLREVIGTIRISSDLERIGDLGKNIAKRVVAVTDTRQTLSVYRGLQTIAELALTQLKDVLDAYATRSVAQVNIVRERDDEIDALYTSLFRELLTYMMEDPRNISACTHLLFCAKNIERIGDHATNIAETVYYIVTGTQLPAERPKEDQSHTIVVDEPLAS; encoded by the coding sequence ATGCCCGACCAGACAGCACAGCACACCGTCCGTTCCTACGACGATGAATTGAAATTCCTGACGCATAAGATTGCCGAGATGGGCGGACACGCGGAACGTATGGTCGAGCAGGCCGTCGCTGCGATGGTCAATTCGGATAATGCCTTGGCACAGCGGGTGATCTCGGACGACTTGATCCTCGATGCCGGTCAACGCGAGATCGACGAAAAGGCGATAACCATCATCGGCAAGCGCCAGCCCATGGCGATCGACCTGCGTGAAGTCATCGGCACGATCCGCATATCATCGGATCTGGAACGCATCGGCGACCTCGGCAAGAACATTGCCAAGCGGGTGGTTGCGGTCACCGACACAAGGCAGACGCTTTCGGTCTATCGCGGATTGCAGACGATTGCCGAACTGGCCTTGACGCAGCTCAAGGACGTTCTCGACGCCTACGCCACACGTTCGGTCGCGCAGGTCAATATCGTCCGCGAGCGCGACGATGAGATCGATGCACTCTATACGTCATTGTTCCGCGAACTCCTGACCTACATGATGGAAGATCCGCGCAATATCTCGGCCTGCACGCATTTACTTTTCTGTGCAAAGAATATCGAACGTATCGGCGACCATGCGACGAACATAGCAGAGACAGTTTATTATATTGTGACGGGAACGCAGCTTCCGGCAGAACGCCCGAAGGAAGACCAATCCCATACGATCGTGGTGGATGAACCTCTCGCATCCTAG
- the phoB gene encoding phosphate regulon transcriptional regulator PhoB: MAIAPKITVVEDEEALSVLLRYNLEAEGYAVETIARGDEAEIALREKVPDLLILDWMLPGLSGIELCRRLRARRETEILPIIMLTARGEESERVRGLATGADDYMVKPFSTPELLARIKSMLRRVNPSLLAHVLSFGDLKLDREQHRVYRKERELKLGPTEFRLLEFLMQSPGRVFSRGQLLDNVWGADIYVDDRTVDVHVGRLRKAINIGRSIDPIRTVRGAGYSFG; encoded by the coding sequence ATGGCTATAGCTCCCAAAATCACCGTTGTGGAAGACGAGGAAGCCCTAAGCGTCCTCCTCAGGTACAATCTTGAAGCTGAAGGCTATGCAGTCGAGACTATCGCACGCGGCGACGAAGCAGAGATAGCTTTGCGGGAGAAGGTGCCGGATCTGTTGATCCTGGACTGGATGCTGCCAGGCCTTTCCGGTATCGAATTGTGCCGGCGGCTTAGAGCCAGACGCGAAACCGAAATCCTGCCGATCATCATGCTGACGGCACGCGGCGAGGAAAGCGAACGGGTGCGTGGCCTTGCGACCGGCGCGGACGATTACATGGTCAAGCCGTTCTCTACGCCGGAGCTGCTTGCACGCATCAAATCCATGCTGCGCCGGGTCAATCCGAGCCTTCTGGCTCATGTGCTGAGCTTTGGCGACCTCAAGCTCGACCGCGAACAACACCGCGTCTACCGCAAGGAACGCGAACTTAAACTTGGTCCGACGGAATTCCGCCTCCTGGAATTCCTGATGCAGTCTCCCGGTCGTGTCTTTTCGCGCGGTCAACTGCTCGACAATGTCTGGGGCGCCGACATCTATGTGGATGACCGCACCGTCGACGTACATGTCGGGCGCTTGCGCAAGGCCATCAATATTGGCCGCTCCATTGATCCCATCCGTACAGTGCGCGGCGCAGGATACTCATTCGGCTAG
- the arsK gene encoding arsenite efflux MFS transporter ArsK, which produces MTTSTISATDSRLAVAALGLTQIIGYGTLYYSFSALADSMAKDVGWSSEWVFAAFSISLLAGGLAAPIAGGWIDRYGAGRVMALGSIAAAVTLAACALAPTPFTFGIGLMAVELASTFVLYNAAFALLVQINPKTAQRSITHLTLIAGFASTIFWPLTSALHQNMTWQEVYFVFATAHLFVCLPVHFWLSRMSGNSSSSAEQATAASHFVVGSVPAGRTRSAFVLMVSGIALISFIDAAILIHMLPMLGALGLGSVSVLVGTLFGPAQVTSRLLSMLTGNRIQPLGLALISSLLVPVSIAVLLWNGTWMVGAVGFAILFGLGVGLSSIVQGTLPLALFGSNGYGRRMGKVTSARLVSSAAAPFAFAFMMQHVGTVATLVIFAALGFVGLVSFALIGRPMQRVLVREPS; this is translated from the coding sequence GTGACGACATCAACAATCTCTGCCACCGACAGTCGCCTCGCCGTCGCCGCGCTCGGCCTGACCCAAATAATCGGCTATGGCACGCTGTACTATAGCTTCAGCGCTCTTGCCGACTCCATGGCAAAAGATGTGGGGTGGTCGTCAGAATGGGTATTCGCAGCATTCTCGATCTCGCTCCTTGCTGGAGGGCTGGCTGCTCCGATCGCAGGAGGCTGGATCGACAGGTATGGAGCCGGTAGGGTGATGGCCCTCGGCTCAATCGCCGCCGCCGTAACTCTCGCAGCATGTGCGCTCGCTCCTACCCCATTCACGTTTGGGATAGGGCTGATGGCCGTCGAACTGGCATCGACGTTCGTCCTCTATAACGCTGCTTTCGCCCTGCTTGTACAGATCAATCCAAAGACGGCACAGCGAAGCATAACCCACCTGACGCTGATCGCGGGGTTCGCTTCAACCATTTTCTGGCCGCTGACGTCGGCGCTCCATCAAAACATGACCTGGCAGGAAGTCTACTTTGTCTTCGCCACTGCCCATCTGTTTGTCTGCTTGCCGGTACATTTTTGGCTGTCACGAATGTCTGGAAATTCGAGTTCCTCGGCAGAACAAGCAACCGCTGCAAGCCATTTCGTCGTTGGAAGTGTTCCTGCCGGGCGAACTCGATCGGCCTTCGTCTTGATGGTGTCCGGTATTGCACTGATCAGTTTCATCGACGCTGCCATCCTGATCCACATGCTGCCGATGCTTGGCGCTCTTGGACTTGGAAGCGTGAGCGTTCTTGTCGGAACTCTCTTCGGGCCCGCTCAGGTCACAAGCCGACTGCTCAGCATGTTGACCGGGAACCGGATCCAACCGCTTGGCCTGGCACTGATTTCGAGCTTGTTGGTTCCGGTGTCGATCGCCGTGTTGCTTTGGAACGGCACATGGATGGTCGGGGCGGTGGGATTTGCGATCCTGTTCGGCTTGGGCGTTGGACTTTCAAGCATCGTGCAAGGCACGTTGCCCCTTGCCCTGTTTGGCAGCAACGGTTACGGAAGGCGCATGGGTAAGGTCACCTCGGCGCGGTTGGTGTCGTCTGCTGCCGCTCCGTTTGCCTTTGCATTCATGATGCAACACGTTGGCACGGTCGCCACATTGGTGATCTTTGCCGCTCTCGGCTTTGTTGGGCTGGTATCCTTTGCGTTGATCGGCCGCCCTATGCAGCGAGTTTTGGTACGCGAACCATCATAG
- a CDS encoding ArsR/SmtB family transcription factor — translation MNELQALDAFASLSQETRLRIVRLLVMAGPDGMPAGAVGEAMGASSSKISFHLSHLERAGLIQSRREARSIIYSAVYPALSGLIEFLMKDCCQGRCDPTVDTCAETCEA, via the coding sequence ATGAACGAATTGCAAGCCCTCGATGCATTTGCGTCGCTCTCCCAGGAAACCCGGCTCCGCATCGTCCGTCTGCTTGTCATGGCCGGACCTGACGGCATGCCAGCCGGTGCAGTCGGCGAAGCGATGGGAGCCTCGTCGTCGAAGATTTCCTTCCACCTCAGCCATCTCGAACGCGCCGGATTGATCCAGTCCCGTCGTGAAGCACGTTCGATCATTTACAGCGCCGTCTATCCCGCCCTCTCCGGCTTGATCGAGTTCCTTATGAAGGACTGCTGTCAGGGACGCTGCGATCCAACGGTCGATACCTGCGCCGAAACCTGCGAGGCGTAG
- a CDS encoding DUF6428 family protein encodes MDAMTSPSVANFYDDGSLGVVLAELEPHADKSLVIEYGGRSIQSGYHVTEVKAGSFVTLDCGGNPDQWHETILQVEDIPSQDGRDFMKVEKFRKILAQVATKIELEAEARLTFEVGVPGTPMQVFDVHALEIDGERALLRLAPRPAICKPRHRAAQVANAVSYCASPAKPGCCA; translated from the coding sequence ATGGACGCCATGACCAGCCCATCTGTTGCTAATTTTTACGACGACGGTTCTCTTGGAGTTGTGCTTGCCGAACTGGAGCCGCACGCTGACAAATCCCTTGTCATCGAATACGGCGGGCGCTCCATCCAATCCGGCTACCACGTCACGGAAGTCAAGGCAGGGTCCTTTGTCACGCTCGACTGCGGCGGCAATCCCGACCAATGGCACGAAACGATTCTCCAGGTTGAAGACATTCCCTCGCAGGACGGTCGTGATTTCATGAAGGTTGAAAAATTTCGCAAGATTCTCGCCCAAGTAGCAACCAAGATCGAGCTTGAAGCTGAGGCCCGGTTAACCTTTGAGGTCGGCGTGCCGGGTACCCCGATGCAGGTGTTCGACGTACACGCGCTCGAGATCGACGGGGAACGTGCTCTCTTGCGCCTTGCTCCACGTCCTGCCATCTGCAAGCCGAGGCATCGGGCAGCGCAGGTTGCCAACGCGGTCTCCTATTGTGCCTCACCGGCAAAACCTGGATGTTGTGCTTGA
- a CDS encoding sulfite exporter TauE/SafE family protein, whose protein sequence is MEQSKSAASGGGALIGALGGLIGLGGAEFRLPLLIGMFRFSALEAVILNKAMSLVVVATALPFRATSVPITDVAAQWPIVFNLLAGSLLGAWFGAGYRVIALMLVAIAAVLVLGHGAVSDGPALTDGYLLVAGIIGGFIIGIVAALLGVAGGELLIPTLVLLFGADIKLAGSLSLAVSLPTMLVGFTRYSRDQSFTVLGKNKTFVLIMAAGSIVGTFIGGQLLGVVPEALLLPALAVILVISAYKVWQHA, encoded by the coding sequence ATGGAACAGAGTAAGAGTGCTGCCTCGGGTGGAGGGGCCTTGATTGGTGCGCTTGGGGGCCTTATCGGCCTTGGTGGAGCGGAGTTCCGCTTGCCGCTACTGATCGGAATGTTTCGGTTTAGCGCTCTGGAAGCGGTGATCCTCAACAAGGCGATGAGCTTGGTCGTCGTTGCGACGGCGCTGCCGTTCCGGGCCACGTCCGTCCCTATAACAGATGTCGCCGCACAATGGCCGATTGTCTTCAATCTCCTCGCGGGAAGCCTGCTCGGAGCCTGGTTCGGCGCGGGCTACCGTGTAATTGCCTTAATGCTCGTCGCAATTGCGGCCGTGTTGGTGCTTGGTCATGGTGCAGTCTCAGATGGTCCAGCGTTGACTGATGGGTACCTCCTTGTCGCAGGGATCATAGGTGGCTTCATCATCGGCATAGTAGCGGCACTATTGGGGGTAGCAGGTGGCGAGCTTCTCATCCCAACTTTGGTACTGCTATTTGGCGCGGACATAAAACTGGCTGGAAGCCTATCCCTCGCCGTGAGCTTGCCGACCATGCTTGTGGGATTCACCCGGTACAGTCGAGACCAGAGTTTCACCGTCTTAGGCAAAAACAAAACGTTCGTCCTTATCATGGCCGCAGGATCCATTGTCGGAACGTTTATTGGCGGTCAATTGCTCGGCGTCGTTCCGGAGGCTCTCCTACTTCCTGCGCTTGCGGTAATTTTGGTCATCTCAGCCTACAAGGTTTGGCAGCATGCCTAA